Proteins from a genomic interval of Coccinella septempunctata chromosome 2, icCocSept1.1, whole genome shotgun sequence:
- the LOC123306454 gene encoding rho guanine nucleotide exchange factor 18 isoform X4, with product MSYVKIMENPSSRNTLHFSSDECGGSGGEADSDEDIVTEYQVASVVAGGMRPGSGQGGHGPLPTISVTPHSPANKTYPVLEDSLRQVRDLSETVHQMRHQSASQSSGVPSIKAIPVSALNPFLTQVARLSASCPALNEVMTELETLGGSLGSSPMHPPLSRKNSGAQDWLRQPDANRQRRRSWTALEDLREGREKVKQRRQRSVSLSSMESEADESIWENVDNIDGSTVRLLGPERPIPIRHRVNRTSGGGASTHSLNEADLQNDFNKVKAKREAEQLRLSPQRLPLQKSISTPSIIAAGDLVVEPTLVGAQPTLPILLYRARPSCTESETEEESVQLVRASYNSHIIHKVGYDRHSEKRRKRGSLFFRKKKDKSKKLHQWVSACYGSSQVCDSCNKELSNKPALYCECCGTTVHQNTCKDNIVECTKPKGMKSSGKLGAFSVTLPNNKNSMSKRGSGTLPGMYNSSSQILMGDDKDNDHHGHHESVNYPDDVPLVPLEFLSDSPLTASDLCSDYSLGFSDAEPESWSQCVGREITKKLKEKEIKRQEHIYEFILTEKHHCMILLVMQKIFVEGLQKHFQLGPNLERMFPRLADLIELHLGFLSRLRQKQREGPIINSIADILLDMFSGAYATKLKSAYGELCSRHGYALEINKYYMQNDPRFGQFVRHCQQNPLLKKRGISECILFVTHRLTKYPLLIEPLIKTSKDNKPEQDTLQKSLALVKEILVEVNAQVAEKEQEDRKLEIYNRIDAKSYTIHRGHKFKKSDILQGNRSLKFEGVAMLMQGRGKMQLVLVIVLSDVLFFLQENSHKYTFFTPDNKYPFQAGVVSLQKLLVREKAGQDSRGIYLISSNPAEPEMFELKIHKPKDKQTWIQAIRKAVQTCPEDDEEELALSSDEKLVLLHKQNQIKHIVGLLRQKDVEQALLLEEKMSLQLRLMAVAGLDPPSPPSYRHLVSETANTEKMWKEVLMAVQEVTHLASSLYTTGTNLSRSVSSAGEHHSDTYVSPVLPKRAETFGGFDNSNQVGFRLFNRKSCSPDDNSPKNEFENLKPHDSKLLESLPFRNYVMSGTSITNGNSNNNEVSIANPAPPTDANLLSLGREQQYAAIQLSHYVYTLLCIISQLMTTNECLQAEAMAIKNTDGSKQYKHNQQLEELRNLQDKLSKEKAEWATQKEQEMQEMEEKRKELQRIQEQIKIEQNDIKQQREQLYRKMEILTSQGLLISPNIALPVTGQIDDSSKETSEENSPQSDSSTSNSNSLSGSTYSTSTVERKKDSKWNKGSSSMKSQLPVNLMSTTNQYKVSQSAVKQQLPLKLASRLSAGSINTGTGNSPVGVQQVLPLKLSQHDEKERRTSTSGYQRLGSDSFSPTSGETTPTLPHAHSRTGSSPALIQQCSSPTGQSSQSIPQSPSNKASRTNTYPKFPDKFRVRSNHQHHHQQQQQNTEEEVIYF from the exons ATGAGTGTGGTGGAAGCGGCGGTGAGGCAGACAGCGACGAAGACATTGTGACAGAGTACCAAGTGGCTTCCGTTGTCGCCGGTGGTATGCGACCTGGCAGCGGGCAGGGTGGCCACGGCCCTCTGCCCACTATCAGCGTGACACCCCATTCGCCCGCGAACAAAACCTACCCCGTGCTAGAGGACAGCCTGAGGCAGGTGAGGGACCTCTCCGAGACCGTACACCAGATGCGACATCAGTCCGCGTCACAAA GTTCCGGCGTGCCTTCAATAAAAGCGATACCCGTGTCGGCTTTGAACCCGTTCCTCACGCAGGTGGCCAGACTTAGCGCCAGCTGCCCAGCCCTTAACGAAGTCATGACTGAACTGGAGACGTTGGGGGGATCCCTGGGCTCTTCCCCGATGCACCCGCCACTGAGCAGGAAGAATAGCG GTGCCCAAGATTGGCTCCGACAGCCAGACGCTAACAGACAAAGAAGAAGGTCTTGGACTGCTCTCGAAGATCTTCGGGAGGGAAGAGAGAAGGTTAAGCAGAGAAGACAGAGGAG CGTTTCGCTCAGTAGTATGGAATCTGAAGCAGACGAGTCTATATGGGAGAATGTGGACAATATAGATGGCAGTACTGTTCGCCTTCTTGGGCCCGAGAGGCCAATTCCCATCAGACATCGGGTAAACAGGACCTCTGGAGGAGGGGCAAGTACTCATTCACTGAATGAAGCGGACTTACAG AACGACTTCAACAAGGTGAAAGCCAAGAGGGAAGCGGAACAACTGAGGTTGTCGCCTCAGAGGCTGCCTCTGCAAAAATCCATTTCGACACCATCAATAATAGCCGCGGGGGACCTTGTCGTCGAGCCGACCCTTGTGGGTGCCCAGCCGACGCTTCCTAT CTTGTTGTATAGGGCCCGACCTAGCTGCACAGAGAGCGAGACAGAGGAAGAGAGCGTCCAATTGGTGAGGGCTTCGTACAATTCGCATATCATACACAA aGTGGGCTACGACAGGCACTCGGAGAAAAGGAGGAAGAGAGGAAGTCTATTCTTCAGGAAGAAGAAG GATAAGAGCAAGAAACTGCACCAGTGGGTGTCTGCGTGCTACGGCTCGTCCCAAGTATGTGATTCATGCAATAAGGAACTCAGCAATAAACCGGCCCTGTATTGCGAAT GTTGTGGAACAACTGTCCACCAAAACACATGCAAAGATAATATAGTAGAATGTACGAAACCGAAAGGAATGAAG TCTTCAGGAAAATTAGGAGCGTTTTCAGTGACTCTTCCCAACAATAAAAACTCTATGTCTAAACGAGGATCAGGAACTCTTCCTGGGATGTACAACTCGTCCAG TCAAATTCTGATGGGAGATGATAAGGATAACGACCATCATGGGCATCATGAATCAGTGAA TTATCCGGATGATGTACCTTTAGTCCCATTGGAATTTTTATCTGATTCACCTTTGACGGCTTCAGATTTGTGTAGTGACTATAGTTTAGGATTCAGCGACGCAGAACCAGAGTCTTGGAGCCAATGTGTTGGTAGagaaataacaaaaaaacttaAGGAAAAAGAAATAAAGAGACAAGAACATATATATGAATTTATATTGACTGAAAAACACCACTGTATGATATTGTTAGTGATGCAAAAG ATATTCGTTGAAGGTTTGCAAAAGCACTTTCAGCTAGGGCCGAATCTTGAAAGAATGTTTCCCCGACTGGCTGATTTAATTGAATTACATTTAGGATTTTTGTCAAGATTGAGGCAAAAGCAGAGGGAAGGGCCAATAATAAATTCTATCGCAGATATCTTATTGGATATGTTTTCTGGTGCTTACGCTACTAAGTTGAAATCAGCTTATG GCGAGTTGTGTAGTAGACATGGTTATGCTCTAGAAATCAACAAGTATTATATGCAAAACGACCCAAGGTTTGGACAGTTCGTCAGACATTGTCAACAGAACCCTTTGTTGAAAAAGAGAGGTATCTCTGAATGCATTCTGTTTGTTACGCATCGACTTACAAAGTACCCGCTGTTGATTGAACCTCTGATAAAAACTAGTAAAGACAATAAGCCGGAACAAGATACCCTACAAAAATCTTTAGCTCTAGTTAAAGAGATTCTAGTCGAAGTGAACGCTCAGGTGGCTGAAAAAGAACAAGAAGATAGAAAATTGGAAATTTATAACAGGATCGATGCTAAATCTTATACCATTCATCGAGGTCACAAGTTCAAGAAATCAGATATTTTACAAGGCAATCGTTCCCTTAAGTTCGAAGGTGTTGCTATGTTGATGCAAGGAAGAGGAAAGATGCAATTGGTTTTAGTTATTGTGCTATCAGATGTGCTCTTTTTCCTTCAGGAAAATTCGCATAAGTACACATTCTTCACTCCTGATAATAAA TATCCTTTTCAGGCGGGTGTCGTatcccttcaaaaattattGGTCAGGGAAAAAGCTGGCCAAGACTCTAGGGGCATATATCTCATTTCTTCAAATCCTGCAGAACCTGAAatgtttgaattgaaaattcatAAACCCAAAGATAAACAGACTTGGATTCAAGCTATAAG aaaagCGGTTCAAACATGTCCAGAGGATGATGAGGAGGAACTGGCTTTGAGCTCAGATGAAAAATTGGTTCTGCTCCATAAACAGAATCAAATCAAACACATTGTAG GCTTATTGAGGCAGAAAGATGTAGAACAAGCACTGCTCTTGGAGGAAAAGATGTCTCTTCAATTGCGTTTAATGGCTGTAGCAGGATTAGATCCACCTTCGCCTCCATCTTATAGGCATCTAGTGAGTGAGACAGCTAACACAGAAAAAATGTGGAAAGAGGTTCTTATGGCAGTACAG GAAGTAACGCACCTAGCCAGTTCGCTTTACACCACTGGTACCAATCTCTCGAGAAGTGTTAGTTCAGCAGGCGAACACCATAGTGATACATATGTATCCCCGGTGCTTCCTAAAAGAGCGGAAACATTCGGCGGATTCGATAATTCCAATCAAGTTGGTTTCAGACTGTTCAACAGGAAGTCCTGTTCTCCAGACGATAATTCCCCTAAGAATGAATTCGAGAATTTGAAACCTCACGATTCCAAACTATTG gaGAGTCTACCCTTCAGGAATTATGTGATGAGTGGTACCTCGATTACAAACGGTAACTCGAACAATAACGAGGTCAGTATCGCCAATCCCGCCCCTCCAACGGATGCCAATCTCCTATCGCTAGGAAGAGAACAACAGTATGCAGCCATTCAATTATCCCATTACGTTTATACCTTGTTGTGTATAATTTCGCAACTTATGACCACCAACGAGTGTCTGCAGGCCGAAGCAATGGCAATCAAGAACACTGACGGCTCGAAGCAATACAAGCATAATCAGCAGCTGGAGGAGCTGAGAAATTTGCAGGATAAGTTGAGCAAGGAGAAAGCCGAGTGGGCTACTCAGAAAGAACAGGAGATGCAGGAGATGGAGGAAAAGAGGAAGGAACTTCAGAGAATTCAA gAGCAAATAAAAATTGAGCAAAACGATATAAAGCAGCAGAGAGAGCAGCTCTATAGGAAAATGGAGATTCTAACTAGTCAGGGCTTATTGATTTCTCCAAATATCGCTTTGCCTGTTACTGGACAAATTGATGACAGTAGTAAAGAAACTTCTGAAGAAAATAGTCCACAGTCCGATAGTTCAACTTCAAATTCGAATTCTCTATCAGGTAGCACGTATAGTACGTCAACAGTTGAGAGGAAAAAGGACTCAAAATGGAACAAAG GATCTTCCTcgatgaaatctcaattaccaGTGAACCTGATGAGTACCACGAATCAGTACAAAGTTTCACAGAGTGCAGTTAAACAACAGTTACCTCTCAAATTAGCTTCGCGGTTAAGTGCTGGAAGCATAAATACCGGAACAGGAAATAGTCCAGTGGGGGTTCAGCAAGTCTTGCCATTGAAACTCAGTCAACATGATGAAAAAGAGCGTAGAACAAGTACTTCTGGCTACCAGAGGCTGGGTTCGGATAGCTTCAGTCCTACTTCTGGGGAAACG ACTCCTACATTACCACATGCTCATAGTAGAACTGGATCTAGCCCGGCCCTCATTCAGCAGTGTTCATCTCCCACTGGCCAAAGTTCTCAGAGTATACCACAGAGTCCAAGCAATAAAGCATCTCGCACTAACACGTATCCGAAATTCCCAGACAAATTTCGGGTAAGAAGTAATCATCAGCATCATCATCAACAACAACAGCAAAATACAGAGGAGGAAGTAATATATTTCTGA
- the LOC123306454 gene encoding rho guanine nucleotide exchange factor 18 isoform X1 has translation MILTGLPLGGCRFCRSIKNVLVSAMGMGCFVVDECGGSGGEADSDEDIVTEYQVASVVAGGMRPGSGQGGHGPLPTISVTPHSPANKTYPVLEDSLRQVRDLSETVHQMRHQSASQSSGVPSIKAIPVSALNPFLTQVARLSASCPALNEVMTELETLGGSLGSSPMHPPLSRKNSGAQDWLRQPDANRQRRRSWTALEDLREGREKVKQRRQRSVSLSSMESEADESIWENVDNIDGSTVRLLGPERPIPIRHRVNRTSGGGASTHSLNEADLQNDFNKVKAKREAEQLRLSPQRLPLQKSISTPSIIAAGDLVVEPTLVGAQPTLPILLYRARPSCTESETEEESVQLVRASYNSHIIHKVGYDRHSEKRRKRGSLFFRKKKDKSKKLHQWVSACYGSSQVCDSCNKELSNKPALYCECCGTTVHQNTCKDNIVECTKPKGMKSSGKLGAFSVTLPNNKNSMSKRGSGTLPGMYNSSSQILMGDDKDNDHHGHHESVNYPDDVPLVPLEFLSDSPLTASDLCSDYSLGFSDAEPESWSQCVGREITKKLKEKEIKRQEHIYEFILTEKHHCMILLVMQKIFVEGLQKHFQLGPNLERMFPRLADLIELHLGFLSRLRQKQREGPIINSIADILLDMFSGAYATKLKSAYGELCSRHGYALEINKYYMQNDPRFGQFVRHCQQNPLLKKRGISECILFVTHRLTKYPLLIEPLIKTSKDNKPEQDTLQKSLALVKEILVEVNAQVAEKEQEDRKLEIYNRIDAKSYTIHRGHKFKKSDILQGNRSLKFEGVAMLMQGRGKMQLVLVIVLSDVLFFLQENSHKYTFFTPDNKYPFQAGVVSLQKLLVREKAGQDSRGIYLISSNPAEPEMFELKIHKPKDKQTWIQAIRKAVQTCPEDDEEELALSSDEKLVLLHKQNQIKHIVGLLRQKDVEQALLLEEKMSLQLRLMAVAGLDPPSPPSYRHLVSETANTEKMWKEVLMAVQEVTHLASSLYTTGTNLSRSVSSAGEHHSDTYVSPVLPKRAETFGGFDNSNQVGFRLFNRKSCSPDDNSPKNEFENLKPHDSKLLESLPFRNYVMSGTSITNGNSNNNEVSIANPAPPTDANLLSLGREQQYAAIQLSHYVYTLLCIISQLMTTNECLQAEAMAIKNTDGSKQYKHNQQLEELRNLQDKLSKEKAEWATQKEQEMQEMEEKRKELQRIQEQIKIEQNDIKQQREQLYRKMEILTSQGLLISPNIALPVTGQIDDSSKETSEENSPQSDSSTSNSNSLSGSTYSTSTVERKKDSKWNKGSSSMKSQLPVNLMSTTNQYKVSQSAVKQQLPLKLASRLSAGSINTGTGNSPVGVQQVLPLKLSQHDEKERRTSTSGYQRLGSDSFSPTSGETTPTLPHAHSRTGSSPALIQQCSSPTGQSSQSIPQSPSNKASRTNTYPKFPDKFRVRSNHQHHHQQQQQNTEEEVIYF, from the exons ATGAGTGTGGTGGAAGCGGCGGTGAGGCAGACAGCGACGAAGACATTGTGACAGAGTACCAAGTGGCTTCCGTTGTCGCCGGTGGTATGCGACCTGGCAGCGGGCAGGGTGGCCACGGCCCTCTGCCCACTATCAGCGTGACACCCCATTCGCCCGCGAACAAAACCTACCCCGTGCTAGAGGACAGCCTGAGGCAGGTGAGGGACCTCTCCGAGACCGTACACCAGATGCGACATCAGTCCGCGTCACAAA GTTCCGGCGTGCCTTCAATAAAAGCGATACCCGTGTCGGCTTTGAACCCGTTCCTCACGCAGGTGGCCAGACTTAGCGCCAGCTGCCCAGCCCTTAACGAAGTCATGACTGAACTGGAGACGTTGGGGGGATCCCTGGGCTCTTCCCCGATGCACCCGCCACTGAGCAGGAAGAATAGCG GTGCCCAAGATTGGCTCCGACAGCCAGACGCTAACAGACAAAGAAGAAGGTCTTGGACTGCTCTCGAAGATCTTCGGGAGGGAAGAGAGAAGGTTAAGCAGAGAAGACAGAGGAG CGTTTCGCTCAGTAGTATGGAATCTGAAGCAGACGAGTCTATATGGGAGAATGTGGACAATATAGATGGCAGTACTGTTCGCCTTCTTGGGCCCGAGAGGCCAATTCCCATCAGACATCGGGTAAACAGGACCTCTGGAGGAGGGGCAAGTACTCATTCACTGAATGAAGCGGACTTACAG AACGACTTCAACAAGGTGAAAGCCAAGAGGGAAGCGGAACAACTGAGGTTGTCGCCTCAGAGGCTGCCTCTGCAAAAATCCATTTCGACACCATCAATAATAGCCGCGGGGGACCTTGTCGTCGAGCCGACCCTTGTGGGTGCCCAGCCGACGCTTCCTAT CTTGTTGTATAGGGCCCGACCTAGCTGCACAGAGAGCGAGACAGAGGAAGAGAGCGTCCAATTGGTGAGGGCTTCGTACAATTCGCATATCATACACAA aGTGGGCTACGACAGGCACTCGGAGAAAAGGAGGAAGAGAGGAAGTCTATTCTTCAGGAAGAAGAAG GATAAGAGCAAGAAACTGCACCAGTGGGTGTCTGCGTGCTACGGCTCGTCCCAAGTATGTGATTCATGCAATAAGGAACTCAGCAATAAACCGGCCCTGTATTGCGAAT GTTGTGGAACAACTGTCCACCAAAACACATGCAAAGATAATATAGTAGAATGTACGAAACCGAAAGGAATGAAG TCTTCAGGAAAATTAGGAGCGTTTTCAGTGACTCTTCCCAACAATAAAAACTCTATGTCTAAACGAGGATCAGGAACTCTTCCTGGGATGTACAACTCGTCCAG TCAAATTCTGATGGGAGATGATAAGGATAACGACCATCATGGGCATCATGAATCAGTGAA TTATCCGGATGATGTACCTTTAGTCCCATTGGAATTTTTATCTGATTCACCTTTGACGGCTTCAGATTTGTGTAGTGACTATAGTTTAGGATTCAGCGACGCAGAACCAGAGTCTTGGAGCCAATGTGTTGGTAGagaaataacaaaaaaacttaAGGAAAAAGAAATAAAGAGACAAGAACATATATATGAATTTATATTGACTGAAAAACACCACTGTATGATATTGTTAGTGATGCAAAAG ATATTCGTTGAAGGTTTGCAAAAGCACTTTCAGCTAGGGCCGAATCTTGAAAGAATGTTTCCCCGACTGGCTGATTTAATTGAATTACATTTAGGATTTTTGTCAAGATTGAGGCAAAAGCAGAGGGAAGGGCCAATAATAAATTCTATCGCAGATATCTTATTGGATATGTTTTCTGGTGCTTACGCTACTAAGTTGAAATCAGCTTATG GCGAGTTGTGTAGTAGACATGGTTATGCTCTAGAAATCAACAAGTATTATATGCAAAACGACCCAAGGTTTGGACAGTTCGTCAGACATTGTCAACAGAACCCTTTGTTGAAAAAGAGAGGTATCTCTGAATGCATTCTGTTTGTTACGCATCGACTTACAAAGTACCCGCTGTTGATTGAACCTCTGATAAAAACTAGTAAAGACAATAAGCCGGAACAAGATACCCTACAAAAATCTTTAGCTCTAGTTAAAGAGATTCTAGTCGAAGTGAACGCTCAGGTGGCTGAAAAAGAACAAGAAGATAGAAAATTGGAAATTTATAACAGGATCGATGCTAAATCTTATACCATTCATCGAGGTCACAAGTTCAAGAAATCAGATATTTTACAAGGCAATCGTTCCCTTAAGTTCGAAGGTGTTGCTATGTTGATGCAAGGAAGAGGAAAGATGCAATTGGTTTTAGTTATTGTGCTATCAGATGTGCTCTTTTTCCTTCAGGAAAATTCGCATAAGTACACATTCTTCACTCCTGATAATAAA TATCCTTTTCAGGCGGGTGTCGTatcccttcaaaaattattGGTCAGGGAAAAAGCTGGCCAAGACTCTAGGGGCATATATCTCATTTCTTCAAATCCTGCAGAACCTGAAatgtttgaattgaaaattcatAAACCCAAAGATAAACAGACTTGGATTCAAGCTATAAG aaaagCGGTTCAAACATGTCCAGAGGATGATGAGGAGGAACTGGCTTTGAGCTCAGATGAAAAATTGGTTCTGCTCCATAAACAGAATCAAATCAAACACATTGTAG GCTTATTGAGGCAGAAAGATGTAGAACAAGCACTGCTCTTGGAGGAAAAGATGTCTCTTCAATTGCGTTTAATGGCTGTAGCAGGATTAGATCCACCTTCGCCTCCATCTTATAGGCATCTAGTGAGTGAGACAGCTAACACAGAAAAAATGTGGAAAGAGGTTCTTATGGCAGTACAG GAAGTAACGCACCTAGCCAGTTCGCTTTACACCACTGGTACCAATCTCTCGAGAAGTGTTAGTTCAGCAGGCGAACACCATAGTGATACATATGTATCCCCGGTGCTTCCTAAAAGAGCGGAAACATTCGGCGGATTCGATAATTCCAATCAAGTTGGTTTCAGACTGTTCAACAGGAAGTCCTGTTCTCCAGACGATAATTCCCCTAAGAATGAATTCGAGAATTTGAAACCTCACGATTCCAAACTATTG gaGAGTCTACCCTTCAGGAATTATGTGATGAGTGGTACCTCGATTACAAACGGTAACTCGAACAATAACGAGGTCAGTATCGCCAATCCCGCCCCTCCAACGGATGCCAATCTCCTATCGCTAGGAAGAGAACAACAGTATGCAGCCATTCAATTATCCCATTACGTTTATACCTTGTTGTGTATAATTTCGCAACTTATGACCACCAACGAGTGTCTGCAGGCCGAAGCAATGGCAATCAAGAACACTGACGGCTCGAAGCAATACAAGCATAATCAGCAGCTGGAGGAGCTGAGAAATTTGCAGGATAAGTTGAGCAAGGAGAAAGCCGAGTGGGCTACTCAGAAAGAACAGGAGATGCAGGAGATGGAGGAAAAGAGGAAGGAACTTCAGAGAATTCAA gAGCAAATAAAAATTGAGCAAAACGATATAAAGCAGCAGAGAGAGCAGCTCTATAGGAAAATGGAGATTCTAACTAGTCAGGGCTTATTGATTTCTCCAAATATCGCTTTGCCTGTTACTGGACAAATTGATGACAGTAGTAAAGAAACTTCTGAAGAAAATAGTCCACAGTCCGATAGTTCAACTTCAAATTCGAATTCTCTATCAGGTAGCACGTATAGTACGTCAACAGTTGAGAGGAAAAAGGACTCAAAATGGAACAAAG GATCTTCCTcgatgaaatctcaattaccaGTGAACCTGATGAGTACCACGAATCAGTACAAAGTTTCACAGAGTGCAGTTAAACAACAGTTACCTCTCAAATTAGCTTCGCGGTTAAGTGCTGGAAGCATAAATACCGGAACAGGAAATAGTCCAGTGGGGGTTCAGCAAGTCTTGCCATTGAAACTCAGTCAACATGATGAAAAAGAGCGTAGAACAAGTACTTCTGGCTACCAGAGGCTGGGTTCGGATAGCTTCAGTCCTACTTCTGGGGAAACG ACTCCTACATTACCACATGCTCATAGTAGAACTGGATCTAGCCCGGCCCTCATTCAGCAGTGTTCATCTCCCACTGGCCAAAGTTCTCAGAGTATACCACAGAGTCCAAGCAATAAAGCATCTCGCACTAACACGTATCCGAAATTCCCAGACAAATTTCGGGTAAGAAGTAATCATCAGCATCATCATCAACAACAACAGCAAAATACAGAGGAGGAAGTAATATATTTCTGA